CAGAGTATTCTTCTCATAACTGTAATCTTCTCGTTAACGCTGCTGTCGCATGGCGAGTTCGCGAGAGGCGCTTGTACTGAACTGCGCATTTGTTTCCTTATTACAGCCAGAGAATTCACCTTCAGGCTGCAGTATGCTTCTCAAAGTAAAAGTTGGTTGTTTTGTCTTCAAGTCTTCATAAATACAGCCAAAGCCTGAAAACTTTATTATTCtagaagttgtcttctactTCCGAACCAAACAAAATGCTGGTGAACGCACACACCAGCTACAGTGTTTTGGCGCTAGCAAGatagttttataattttattatctaGCCAGTTTAGGACAACATTTTGGAATTGCATTTGTAAATGTAGTAAACCATTCAAGACGTGAAAACACCAATAAAAAGTAACGTTGCGTACAAGATAACAAACCAAAGTTAATGATTGTTATAGCAGCTTTAATAAAGCAAGACTATTGCTGCATTTACAAGTAATCAAATCTATGGTCTATGAAGGGTACACTTCATCAATAGCTGTTGTCACGGTACTCTAACTTTGATGCCAGCTTGACTCTGCCCTATATATTCTACTTGACTGTGTTACTTGGTATCAGATTCAGAGCAGTGCTTGAGACAGCTTTATTCCCCTAAAAGAAAAATGGCTACTCGCTCAATGCTGGTACGTTTCATATTATCTAACTTTAAATTAGAAGAAACACTATTCgatgataacaaatatttttctattatttgcatgTTAATTTTAACGATTTTCTTTGGCGTTTAGGGTGAAATATGGAAGTATAGATATTTCCTTATATAAACCTTGCAGATTTGGTGGTTTGCTTATGTAAGAATTATGTAAGAAATaattacaaaacaaaacaaataacaattatgtaaaaaattttgtcAAAAGAAAAATTCATTTGATCACGTCTTAATAATTTCCAGAAGAATTGCTATTAACTTATCCAACTGATTTTTTGCTGAAtagaaataaacataaaatgcaaataataaaacataacgaaCATAAATGAACTTATTATACAAGCAACCAGAAGTAATAATGATTTTTGAAAGTTTTGTGCCAATATTGAAATAGTCCAAAATTAAATAgaataaatttttactataaatttaAACTTGCTCACAACTTGTAACATATACAATGTAAGTCAAGTGAGTAGTAATAATGGGCATGATTCACATAATGATCATCGAACGGTAACATAAAACGCATTCAAACTCATTCTGATGTCATTTCCTCAATTGCTTTTGAACTGTTCTATTACTAACAATGTAAAACAATAAGAATGGCTTATCCTTGTGGCTTAGCCTTAAATGACGAgagttcaaattcagtatgGTGGTCGTTtttcgttgctaaaactttttCGCGATAGCTGAACAAAGGAACAATGGACAAATGACAGAAAAACACTGAAATtcatatagatataatatatcatatatattatacatgtataatatacataatatattatatataatatattgtgtatatatttatatatatacattatatataatgtattatatataatatatagattacattacatacatatatataagaaatatatgtaataaaaagtatacatgagtgatatatacatgtatgttattatatatagaatattatatattataatcaattttttttttttaatttttttagatatggtgcaaaaataaacaaaaagaaataaaaaggtATTTGCATAGAGTGTCATGAATGTAAAAACAACAATCTAAACAAGGAAGACTTGAAACTGCTAAGTTTCAATATGCATTTTATCTTTTTtgacaaaagattaaaataattagcaatacaaTTGTTGAGTGCATCTTAGGGTaagtataaaataaaatcattgtgctataataattaatattgcaggtAGTTATGTGTTGCTTTGCACTACTTGAAAGTAGTCTGGGAGCAATGAAATACGTCGATCTTTCCCACTCCCTCAATTCACAAACTCACCACTGGCCGGCAAGTAAGTGTTTCACACTCAAGAATCTCTTGTACACTTATTAACTGTCGCACCCAAAATTTAATTTGCAGAGCGATTGATTTACCTAAAAACTTATGAGCTCATACCTGTACACGCCTTTATTATTGGTCTAAGAAATTCAGGTCAAGTTTTCACTACTTTTAGATAAGGACTTCGAGCAGACAGTCATAGCCAATGGGACTTCACCAAACGGAGGCTGGTATGCCAACAATGATATGTCACTTGGTGAGCATACTGGCACACACCTGGATGCCCCAGCACACTTTGCCATGAATAAGGATGTGTTTTATGCCTCAACCATTCCTGTAGAACGGTAAGACACAGTGTCAGCTAAATGAGAGTGATAGACAAGTGTCCACGAATtagtatatttgtgaatatttcAATACACAAACCCtttgaatgcaataaacatTAACCACTGTTATGCAAAGAATgacagaaaaaaaaatttaagaaataCCCATTTCAAtatcttatatattttattccaatatattatattttattttaatctgttgtagtatattattttatattacatcatattttatttaaatctatttatattatgttaatttatactatattgcattgtacatgtattttctttcaatctattatactatattctattcaaatatcatattatattacacataatattttatgtctatctattatattatgtcttttttcaaaatattatatttcatttcaatctattataatataatttttttaatctatCATATTTCaatcaattatattatattttgtttcaatctattagatatatattttattctaatctactatattatattgtatggtATATTACACTAGCATCTTGGCAATCCGGTGTGCTGCGAGAAGCTGACAGGTGTAATAgctatacatacaattattctggAAAGCCAGGAGGTAGATGAATGGCCGTTGTTAGTGCGTCAGTCTACCATGCAGTGAGTTAGGAGCGCAAACCCTGTATGACGCATTCCCTCTAACCAACCTCCAGCCGCggctttggacagacaaacatgttattgtaaaaattatattatatacaaatctATTATTTTTACTGTTCTTTTGCAAGCTTTTTGACGCTGAGTAAAAAACATTGCAGCCGGATGTTGCAGCTATAAAAACGCgaagtttttattaacaaaaaaacattaagtTTTGAAGTCATCACTTCTCTCATTTTAAGTTGTAATAAATACAAGTAATAACAACTCTTTAAGCTAATTCTTTTTAGAAGTAAAatatcataaactagtacagcttaaCAGTCTTGACAATACCGCTGATAGGGAGAGTTACCGTGGCCCGGTGGTGTAGAGCGCTAGACCTCCAAACAGGAGGTCTGAGCTTAATTTACATAAAGGTCATCGCTGGTATAACTAATGATGCCCTAATCTAGATCGCTCCCTAAAATTGGGCATGTCTTCAGTTGTCAAGGGTTCTATGTCACTGGACTCAAACACTTCCAGCCAAGAGCCAAGATTTAGTAAAGCAGACATATTTGCTGTTTGAGAGATTACCCACACACACTGTTACTTTTGAATTTTTGGTGAAAAAGTTtaactataataaaagttgtgTCTGCTCATCTGTCTCAAGCCATGTtaagagcattaggaaaaaagattccACTGCACGGCAGTCGAACGGGGATGTTCAGATTTCCAGTTAACCAAACTACTACCTGCACCCCTCAACCACATTGAGGCAGCTAAGAATAATTTTACACATGCTTATGACTTACTTAATAATTGTGGGGatacttgtgcacatacttatgacACATGGCGGTCTCTTACAGAGCATGGGACTGCCAGTATACTTGTATTTGTAAAATGAGCTGGCAACAAAAACGCAAAGCGTGCTGAGTGTAGAAATACAAATGATTTGAGTAAAGTAATATGCAGCTGCTAGTTTACCAGCTTAAACACTAAAATATGATTTGAAAAGATTCAGTTTCTTAATGCATTGAAATCTACTTTTAATAGGTATTCGATGATATTTTGAGTTAGCAGAAAACTTTGAGTTGAAATAATGTCTTTTTGATTACTTTAGATAAAAGGCTGACATATAAGTTAATATATCATAATAGTGATATGTTAGCTGATTTATTGTATTCGGCTTTTAtgattaaaaaacaaacagagaGCTTTGTTGATAATGTTCAATGCAGGGTAGACTTAGATTTGTGATGTCAGAATTTAGTTATAAGTTCAAATGAATATTTTTCTTACTTTACTGGCAATAATTTTATCTCATTATTAGATTAAAAATACTGAATGGTTTAATTCGTTCAtatatcactgatatgtttcaattttgaagTACCGGATATCTACAAGGTGATGACTTTATTTTGTACTTACCAAAAGATGCACTCAACAATTGTATcactaaatattttaatcttttgtcaAAAGTGACAAGATGTATacctgaacatacatgtagtttcaaGTATTCCTTGCGTAAATTATTGTTGTTGCGTTCATGATGCTACACGGCAATAccattctatttatttttttggtGGCACCATgtgtaaaattttttttgctataAATGATTATGAACTTCTCAATAAAagcatacagtatatatattttaaacagaaatagTTTCCAAACTATGCCATGTAAGAATAAAAAGGACAAAGAATAAAttggcaataaaataaaatgaatggtTTTATTTGATGCTATTTATTTGTTGTGTTCTTGGTGTCAACTTGTCTGTTAACTGTATGTTACTTTTCTAGAATATACAAAAGGCACTAAAACAACCTTGAATGTATCTAAGATTGTTGGGTAAACAGAAAAAAGTTACAATCTTCTCTATCGATAATCTACCCATgatcttacatgtatattgctatCTGCTTCTGGTAATGACTCTCTAACCAAACAAATACCTTTAGACTGGTGAGGCCACTCAGCATTATCAACTTGGCAGACAAAGCCGTGGCTGATAGAGACTATTATGCAACAGCTCATGACATCCTTGAGTGGGAGAGAAGATACGGCATGATACCTAGAGGAGGAATCGTATGTTCAGAATATTATAATATCAGtagggagttgtcttctttgtttaacaaaagtttgtataaaccgtttttattcaaattaaaaaaaattgatattagTATGCTTTTCcacttcaatttttttaaaactggacattcTTGAATAATTGAGAGTTGCGTTATCTTTGATGATGAGTTAAATTCCAATTGGAAGGATGCCCAATCAGTCAGGACTTGCTCTTTTTGAGAGAAGATTTAAATGAATAGtgtagtgctgcacgatatctttgcatgtacattcaattatttggtctcaaaatatatcgaatatcaaaaagtatcgaacattggagttgtcttctttcgatatatagtgttaggctttaacatgaacgatatgAGAGTACATTGATTAATATCGTTTAAAACAGGAGTTGTCCCCTCGTTACAATAGagagaatagacaactccatttttgcaaaataaaatcggccgatatttcgataaaatatcggctttgatattcatatcgacttgaaaagtgaccaaatataaaatcatccactgaaatatatcgtcatatcgaattatatcgtgttatcgtgcagcactagaaTAGTGATTTCAAGTCATGATGCTGCtactattttcacaaaaatactttttgaaAGATCAGTAATGCATCTTAACTTGCAGGTACATAATATTTAAGCCACTTTGCATGTTACAGGTAATCTTTAACTATGAGTGGGCAAAACACTGGAATAGCCATGATGATATCTTTGGCTCAAACAGCTTTGATCCATCAACATTCCACTTTCCAGGCGTAGGGCTGTGTGCAGCAAGAGTTT
The sequence above is drawn from the Watersipora subatra chromosome 5, tzWatSuba1.1, whole genome shotgun sequence genome and encodes:
- the LOC137396504 gene encoding isatin hydrolase-like, whose protein sequence is MATRSMLVVMCCFALLESSLGAMKYVDLSHSLNSQTHHWPANKDFEQTVIANGTSPNGGWYANNDMSLGEHTGTHLDAPAHFAMNKDVFYASTIPVERLVRPLSIINLADKAVADRDYYATAHDILEWERRYGMIPRGGIVIFNYEWAKHWNSHDDIFGSNSFDPSTFHFPGVGLCAARVLAIRGVYGVGIDTPSMDYGQSEGSPVHKYLMERNVFFLELVGDMSALPDGGKGVTLMVGAMKIDGGTGGPVRLIAMFDDAE